AGCGACTTTGCGCTGTACCCGCAAGACCTCGGCAAGGGTTTCGCCGATGGTATGGCGCGGGTTCAGCGCGGCATACGGGTCCTGGAAAATCATCGCGGTTTCATGGCGCAGGCGAGCAATGTCAATCGCACTGCCGTGGGCCATATCGATGCCATCAAACAACACCTGGCCGGCGCTGATCGGGTTGAGGTGCAGGATCGCCCGCCCCAGCGTACTTTTGCCGCTGCCGGACTCACCGACCAAACCCAGGGTTTGGCCTGCGGCCAGGTTCAGCGACACCCCGTTCACCGCCTTCACCCACTGTTTGTTCAGGCCGAACAGGCCATTGCCGGACGCCGCGAAGCGCACCTCCAGGTTCTTGATTTGCAACAGGCTCATGGGCGGCCTCCCAACGGATAGTGACACGCCACCCGCACGCCCTCCGGCAGCAACTCGGTGCACAGGGTACCCACCTGCGGGCAGCGCGGGTTGAAGCGGCAACCGGCGGGCAAGGCATCCAGCAACGGCGGCTGGCCGGGAATGGTACGCAGCAGGGCATGCCCGCTGCTGTGGGCGGGCTGGCAGTCGATCAAGCCGGCGGTGTACGGGTGCTGCGGATGGGCCAGCAGGTCATATTTGCTGCCGTGTTCGCACAGGCGCCCGGCATACATCACGGCAATGGAATCACAGGTCTGCGCTACCACGCCGAGGTCGTGGGTAATCATGATGATCGACAGGCCGCGCTGATCGCGCAGCTCCAGCAGCAGACGCAGGATCTGCGCCTGCACCGTCACATCGAGGGCGGTGGTTGGCTCGTCGGCAATCAGCACGTGCGGGTCGCAGCCCAGGGCCACCGCGATCATGGCGCGCTGGC
The genomic region above belongs to Pseudomonas poae and contains:
- a CDS encoding ABC transporter ATP-binding protein, which codes for MSILQVRDLSVIANSTGRDVTLVDRVSFDLAEGEILGLVGESGSGKTMACRGLMRLLPSPNLRVQGGSVHLAGQDLLQLDDAGMRAVRGGQLGMIFQNPSSHLDPLMRIGEQIAEGIRLHQGASKKDARRQAIEVLRQVGIPDPQARVDNYPHEFSGGMRQRAMIAVALGCDPHVLIADEPTTALDVTVQAQILRLLLELRDQRGLSIIMITHDLGVVAQTCDSIAVMYAGRLCEHGSKYDLLAHPQHPYTAGLIDCQPAHSSGHALLRTIPGQPPLLDALPAGCRFNPRCPQVGTLCTELLPEGVRVACHYPLGGRP